One window from the genome of Streptomyces sp. NBC_00708 encodes:
- the thiE gene encoding thiamine phosphate synthase produces MSTPRALLSDARLYLCTDARRRQGDLPEFLDAVLAGGVDIVQLRDKGMEAAEELEHLAVLADACKRHGKLLAVNDRADVAHAIGADVLHLGQGDLPVPAARAIIGTGPVIGRSTHAEAEVDAAVAEPGVDYFCTGPCWPTPTKPGRHAPGLDLVRYAASLAPVRPWFAIGGIDADNLDQVLDAGARRIVVVRALTEASDPGAAAAELARRVRERAGA; encoded by the coding sequence ATGTCCACGCCTCGCGCGCTGCTGTCCGACGCCCGGCTCTACCTGTGCACGGACGCCCGCAGGCGCCAGGGCGACCTGCCCGAATTCCTGGACGCGGTGCTCGCCGGCGGCGTCGACATCGTCCAGCTGCGCGACAAGGGCATGGAGGCCGCCGAGGAGCTGGAGCACCTCGCGGTCCTCGCCGACGCCTGCAAGCGCCACGGCAAGCTCCTCGCCGTCAACGACCGGGCGGACGTGGCCCACGCCATCGGCGCCGACGTGCTGCACCTGGGCCAGGGCGACCTGCCGGTGCCCGCGGCCCGCGCGATCATCGGCACCGGGCCGGTCATCGGCCGCTCCACGCACGCCGAGGCCGAGGTCGACGCCGCCGTCGCCGAGCCCGGCGTCGACTACTTCTGCACCGGCCCCTGCTGGCCCACCCCCACCAAGCCCGGCCGCCACGCGCCCGGTCTGGACCTCGTGCGCTACGCCGCCTCGCTCGCCCCCGTGCGCCCCTGGTTCGCCATCGGGGGCATCGACGCGGACAACCTCGACCAGGTGCTGGACGCCGGAGCCCGCCGGATCGTCGTCGTACGGGCCCTCACCGAGGCGTCCGACCCGGGCGCCGCCGCCGCTGAGCTGGCCCGCAGGGTCCGCGAGCGCGCCGGAGCCTGA
- a CDS encoding Rv2175c family DNA-binding protein, with product MTEIDAKTDALVPAWLHLPDIAEMLDVEVTRVRQLVKEGQLIAVRRGENRTLQVPAAFIDGDKVVKGLSGTLTLLKDDGYSDEEMLEWLFTPDPSLPGTPAQALSENRGTEVKRRAQALAV from the coding sequence GTGACCGAGATTGACGCAAAGACCGATGCACTCGTCCCCGCCTGGCTCCACCTGCCCGACATCGCGGAAATGCTCGATGTCGAGGTGACGCGTGTGCGGCAGCTGGTCAAGGAGGGCCAGCTCATCGCCGTACGCCGTGGTGAGAACCGGACGCTCCAGGTGCCCGCCGCCTTCATCGACGGCGACAAGGTGGTCAAGGGCCTCTCCGGGACTCTGACCCTCCTGAAGGACGACGGCTACTCCGACGAGGAGATGCTGGAATGGCTCTTCACCCCCGACCCGTCCCTGCCCGGCACGCCCGCGCAGGCACTGAGTGAGAATCGCGGCACGGAGGTGAAGCGCCGCGCCCAGGCGCTCGCCGTCTGA
- a CDS encoding FAD-dependent oxidoreductase has product MSEQQRAERTERRVVVAGAGMAGVQTAVALREQGFTGPVTLIGAEPHQPYDRPPLSKAVLLGKAEESAFDIDFEGLGIALRLGCEVTGVRAGDHELDTSAGPVPYDVLVLATGAEPVALPGSDGVPGVHLLRTLDDAARLRPVLEAGHPVVVVGAGWIGAEFATAARAAGCEVTVVEAADRPLAGALPAEVAAPMADWYEESGARLLTGARVARVEPGAVVLDDGRTLPAGAVVVGIGARPATGWLAGSGIALGPEGSVTTDAALRTSLPDVYAVGDCASFPSARYGTRLVVHHWDNALQGPRTAAAHIAAEGAGIPPYDPVPYFWSEQFGRFVQYAGHHADADTLLWRGDPAEPAWSVCWLRDGVLVAVLAVGRPRDLAQGRRLIEAGSRIDAGRAADPSVPLKTTVLP; this is encoded by the coding sequence GTGAGCGAGCAGCAGCGGGCAGAGCGGACGGAACGCCGGGTCGTCGTCGCCGGCGCGGGCATGGCGGGCGTGCAGACCGCGGTCGCCCTGCGGGAACAGGGCTTCACCGGACCCGTGACCCTGATCGGCGCCGAGCCCCACCAGCCCTACGACCGGCCCCCGCTGTCCAAGGCGGTGCTCCTCGGAAAGGCGGAGGAGTCCGCCTTCGACATCGACTTCGAGGGGCTCGGTATCGCCCTGCGCCTGGGCTGCGAGGTCACCGGGGTGCGCGCCGGCGACCACGAACTGGACACCTCGGCGGGCCCGGTGCCCTACGACGTCCTGGTCCTCGCCACCGGCGCCGAACCCGTCGCCCTGCCCGGCTCCGACGGTGTGCCCGGTGTCCATCTGCTGCGCACCCTCGACGACGCGGCCCGTCTGCGGCCCGTCCTCGAAGCGGGGCACCCCGTCGTGGTCGTCGGCGCCGGCTGGATCGGCGCGGAGTTCGCCACGGCGGCCCGCGCCGCCGGCTGCGAGGTCACCGTCGTGGAGGCCGCCGACCGGCCGCTGGCCGGCGCCCTGCCCGCCGAGGTCGCCGCCCCGATGGCCGACTGGTACGAGGAGAGCGGCGCCCGGCTCCTCACCGGCGCCCGGGTGGCCCGCGTCGAGCCCGGCGCGGTGGTCCTCGACGACGGCCGCACGCTCCCGGCCGGTGCCGTCGTCGTCGGTATCGGCGCCCGCCCCGCCACCGGCTGGCTGGCCGGCTCCGGCATCGCCCTCGGGCCCGAGGGCTCGGTGACCACCGACGCGGCGCTGCGCACCTCGCTCCCCGATGTGTACGCCGTCGGCGACTGCGCCTCCTTCCCCTCCGCGCGCTACGGCACCCGCCTGGTCGTCCATCACTGGGACAACGCCCTCCAGGGCCCCCGTACCGCCGCCGCCCACATCGCGGCCGAGGGCGCCGGCATCCCGCCGTACGACCCCGTGCCCTACTTCTGGTCCGAGCAGTTCGGCCGGTTCGTGCAGTACGCCGGACACCACGCGGACGCGGACACCCTGCTCTGGCGCGGCGACCCGGCCGAGCCCGCCTGGTCGGTGTGCTGGCTGCGCGACGGCGTCCTGGTCGCGGTGCTCGCGGTCGGGCGCCCGCGCGACCTGGCCCAGGGGCGCCGGCTCATCGAGGCGGGGAGCCGGATCGACGCGGGGCGGGCCGCGGACCCCTCCGTACCGCTGAAGACGACGGTCCTGCCGTAG
- the thiO gene encoding glycine oxidase ThiO, with the protein MRTHRTDGSDVLVIGGGIIGLVTAWRAARRGLSIALADPGPGGGAARVAAGMLAAVTELHYGEEMLLGLNLASARRYPSFTAELEEASGRDIGFRACGTLAVALDADDRAHLRELHELQRRSGLESEWLTGRECRRLEPMLAPGVRGGLRVDGDHQVDPRRLAAALLTACERAGVVFHRRRADRLSVVADRAVGAVLDDGTEVSADQVVLAAGSFSGRLAGVPAHVLPPVRPVKGQVLRLTVPPAYAPFLSRTVRAVVRGSHVYLVPRENGELVVGATTEEMGWDTTVTAGGVYELLRDAHELVPGITELPLTETRAGLRPASPDNAPLLGRTALPGLHLATGHGRNGVLLTPVTGDAMAALLADGELPEAARPFSPGRFSPAPAPLEQPA; encoded by the coding sequence ATGCGCACCCATCGCACCGACGGGTCCGACGTCCTCGTCATCGGGGGCGGCATCATCGGCCTGGTGACCGCCTGGCGGGCCGCACGGCGCGGTCTGTCCATCGCGCTCGCCGACCCCGGACCGGGCGGCGGAGCGGCCCGGGTCGCGGCCGGGATGCTGGCCGCCGTCACCGAGCTGCACTACGGCGAGGAGATGCTGCTCGGCCTCAACCTCGCCTCGGCGCGGCGTTATCCGTCGTTCACGGCCGAGCTGGAGGAGGCGAGCGGGCGGGACATCGGCTTCCGCGCCTGCGGCACCCTGGCCGTCGCGCTGGACGCCGACGACCGCGCCCATCTGCGCGAACTCCACGAGCTGCAACGCCGCTCGGGCCTGGAGTCGGAGTGGCTGACCGGGCGCGAGTGCCGCCGCCTGGAACCGATGCTCGCCCCGGGCGTGCGCGGCGGGCTGCGGGTGGACGGCGACCACCAGGTCGACCCGCGCCGGCTCGCCGCCGCGCTGCTCACCGCGTGCGAACGGGCCGGGGTGGTCTTCCACCGCCGCCGGGCCGACCGCCTCTCGGTGGTGGCCGACCGGGCCGTGGGGGCGGTGCTCGACGACGGTACGGAGGTGTCCGCCGATCAGGTCGTGCTCGCGGCGGGCAGCTTCAGCGGCCGGCTCGCCGGGGTGCCCGCCCATGTGCTGCCGCCGGTCCGCCCGGTCAAGGGCCAGGTACTGCGGCTCACCGTGCCCCCGGCGTACGCCCCCTTCCTCTCGCGCACCGTGCGGGCCGTGGTCCGGGGCAGCCACGTCTATCTCGTCCCGCGCGAGAACGGCGAGCTGGTCGTCGGCGCCACCACCGAGGAGATGGGCTGGGACACCACCGTCACGGCGGGCGGGGTCTACGAGCTGCTGCGCGACGCCCACGAGCTGGTGCCCGGCATCACCGAGCTGCCGCTGACCGAGACCCGCGCCGGTCTGCGCCCCGCGTCCCCCGACAACGCCCCGCTGCTCGGCCGCACCGCGCTGCCCGGCCTCCACCTCGCCACCGGCCACGGCCGCAACGGCGTGCTGCTCACCCCCGTCACCGGGGACGCCATGGCGGCGCTGCTGGCCGACGGCGAGCTGCCCGAGGCGGCCCGCCCCTTCTCCCCCGGCCGGTTCTCACCCGCCCCCGCACCCCTGGAGCAGCCCGCATGA
- the thiS gene encoding sulfur carrier protein ThiS: MTEPTALTVSVNGAPVAVAAGTTLDALVATLTGAPAGVAAALNETIVPRGQWPAAALTDGDRVEVLTAVQGG; this comes from the coding sequence ATGACCGAGCCCACCGCGCTCACCGTGTCCGTGAACGGCGCACCGGTCGCCGTCGCCGCGGGCACCACCCTGGACGCCCTCGTCGCGACGCTGACCGGTGCGCCGGCCGGCGTGGCCGCCGCGCTCAACGAGACCATCGTGCCACGCGGCCAGTGGCCCGCCGCCGCGCTCACCGACGGCGACCGGGTCGAGGTCCTGACCGCCGTCCAGGGAGGCTGA
- a CDS encoding thiazole synthase produces MSDDLFTLGGTDFTSRLIMGTGGAPSLDVLERSLTASGTELTTVAMRRLDPTVQGSVLSVLEKLSIRVLPNTAGCYTAGEAVLTARLAREALGTDWVKLEVVADERTLLPDPVELLDAAETLVDDGFTVLPYTNDDPVLARKLEDVGCAAVMPLGSPIGSGLGIRNPHNFQLITEQARVPVILDAGAGTASDAALAMELGCAAVMLASAVTRAQEPELMAAAMRHAVEGGRLAHRAGRIPRRHFAEASSPVTGRAVLDPERPAF; encoded by the coding sequence ATGTCCGACGACCTCTTCACCCTCGGGGGCACCGACTTCACCTCCCGGCTGATCATGGGCACCGGCGGCGCCCCCAGCCTGGACGTGCTGGAGCGGTCCCTGACCGCGTCCGGCACCGAGCTGACCACCGTCGCCATGCGCCGCCTCGACCCGACCGTGCAGGGCTCCGTGCTCTCCGTGCTGGAGAAGCTGTCCATCCGGGTGCTGCCGAACACCGCCGGCTGCTACACCGCCGGCGAGGCGGTGCTCACCGCACGGCTGGCCCGCGAGGCGCTGGGCACGGACTGGGTCAAGCTGGAGGTGGTGGCCGACGAGCGCACCCTGCTGCCCGACCCCGTCGAACTGCTCGACGCCGCGGAGACGCTGGTGGACGACGGCTTCACCGTGCTGCCGTACACCAACGACGACCCGGTCCTGGCCCGGAAGCTGGAGGACGTGGGGTGTGCGGCGGTCATGCCGCTCGGCTCCCCCATCGGCTCGGGCCTGGGCATCCGCAACCCGCACAACTTCCAGCTGATCACCGAGCAGGCCCGGGTGCCGGTGATCCTGGACGCGGGCGCCGGGACGGCGTCGGACGCCGCGCTCGCCATGGAGCTGGGGTGCGCGGCCGTGATGCTCGCCTCGGCGGTGACCCGTGCCCAGGAGCCCGAGCTGATGGCCGCCGCGATGCGCCACGCGGTGGAGGGCGGGCGGCTCGCGCACCGGGCCGGGCGCATCCCGCGCCGGCACTTCGCCGAGGCGTCCTCGCCGGTGACCGGGCGCGCGGTGCTCGACCCGGAGCGGCCGGCGTTCTGA
- the pknB gene encoding Stk1 family PASTA domain-containing Ser/Thr kinase produces MDTTLQDPLVGQLLDGRYRVDARIAVGGMATVYRAMDTRLDRVLALKVMHPALATDASFVERFIREAKSVAHLAHPNVVGVFDQGAQGQYVYLAMEYVAGCTLRDVLSERGALAPRAALDILESVLAALGAAHRAGFVHRDMKPENVLIGDDGRVKVADFGLVRAVDAVTNTTGTILGTVSYLAPEQIEHGTADTRADVYACGVVLYEMLTGDKPHDGESPAQVIYQHLNEDVPPPSAVVPGLAPELDALVASATARSLDVRPFDAVELLAEARRARAALTDAQLDAVPPRALAVARDGAPGDGPDGGAEGADSRTTVIPRVLPKDLGTAHHTNRLEMPPPPEHPLPPRRTGPRGGPRRGLIAAVLAVLLVLGVGGGVWYINSGQFTKVPSLLGQTEQAAKKRLSDAGLELKGVKRAFSDTVDRGKVIGSDPKSGARIRGNGSVSLVVSRGPEIIEVPDVEGVRLADAKRQLKKAGLLPGMVTREFNEDIAAGEVVRTDPEAGTERHPDSAVAIVVSKGSPVGVPDVTGLSVDDATDALADEGLKAEVVPGRVHSPEEKGDIARQSPAEGTEAAEGDTVKLTVSEGPRMVDVPDVVGMNADDAQAELEGAGFKVDVEHGFPYLSDKVSSQSVDGGDQAPEGSTITIKTKGL; encoded by the coding sequence GTGGATACGACCCTCCAGGACCCGCTCGTCGGGCAGCTGCTCGACGGCCGCTACCGCGTCGATGCCCGCATCGCCGTGGGCGGCATGGCCACGGTCTACCGGGCCATGGACACCCGGCTCGACCGGGTGCTCGCCCTCAAGGTGATGCACCCGGCGCTCGCGACCGACGCCTCGTTCGTCGAGCGCTTCATCCGCGAGGCCAAGTCGGTGGCGCACCTCGCCCACCCCAACGTGGTCGGGGTCTTCGACCAGGGCGCCCAGGGGCAGTACGTCTACCTGGCGATGGAGTACGTCGCCGGGTGCACGCTGCGCGATGTGCTCAGCGAGCGCGGCGCGCTCGCGCCGCGGGCCGCGCTGGACATCCTGGAGTCGGTCCTCGCCGCCCTCGGCGCGGCGCACCGCGCGGGCTTCGTGCACCGCGACATGAAGCCGGAGAACGTGCTGATCGGCGACGACGGCCGGGTCAAGGTCGCCGACTTCGGCCTGGTCCGGGCCGTGGACGCGGTGACGAACACCACCGGGACGATCCTCGGCACCGTCTCGTACCTCGCCCCCGAGCAGATCGAGCACGGCACCGCGGACACCCGCGCCGACGTGTACGCCTGCGGGGTCGTGCTGTACGAGATGCTCACCGGCGACAAGCCGCACGACGGGGAGTCCCCCGCCCAGGTCATCTACCAGCATCTGAACGAGGACGTGCCGCCCCCGTCGGCCGTCGTCCCCGGCCTCGCGCCGGAGCTCGACGCACTGGTGGCGAGCGCCACCGCCCGCTCGCTCGACGTCCGCCCGTTCGACGCCGTGGAGCTGCTCGCCGAGGCCCGCCGGGCGCGCGCCGCCCTCACGGACGCGCAGCTCGACGCCGTACCGCCGCGTGCCCTGGCCGTGGCGCGGGACGGGGCCCCGGGCGACGGTCCGGACGGGGGCGCGGAGGGGGCCGACTCCCGGACGACGGTGATCCCCCGGGTACTGCCGAAGGACCTGGGCACCGCCCACCACACCAACCGGCTGGAGATGCCCCCGCCGCCGGAGCACCCGCTGCCGCCCCGGCGGACCGGGCCGCGCGGCGGACCCCGGCGCGGGCTGATCGCGGCGGTCCTGGCGGTGCTCCTGGTCCTGGGCGTCGGCGGCGGCGTCTGGTACATCAACTCCGGGCAGTTCACCAAGGTCCCCTCGCTGCTGGGCCAGACCGAGCAGGCGGCGAAGAAGCGGCTCTCGGACGCCGGTCTGGAGCTCAAGGGCGTGAAGCGCGCCTTCAGCGACACCGTCGACCGGGGCAAGGTCATCGGCAGCGACCCGAAGTCGGGCGCCCGCATCCGGGGCAACGGCTCGGTCTCGCTCGTCGTCTCGCGCGGCCCCGAGATCATCGAGGTGCCCGACGTCGAGGGCGTCCGGCTCGCCGACGCCAAGCGGCAGCTGAAGAAGGCGGGCCTGCTCCCCGGCATGGTCACCAGGGAGTTCAACGAGGACATCGCGGCCGGTGAGGTCGTGCGTACGGACCCCGAGGCGGGGACCGAGCGCCACCCCGACTCGGCGGTCGCGATCGTGGTCTCCAAGGGCAGCCCCGTCGGCGTGCCCGATGTCACCGGGCTCTCCGTGGACGACGCCACCGACGCGCTGGCCGACGAGGGGCTGAAGGCCGAGGTGGTCCCCGGCCGGGTGCACTCGCCCGAGGAGAAGGGCGACATCGCCCGCCAGTCGCCCGCCGAGGGCACCGAGGCGGCCGAGGGCGACACCGTCAAGCTGACCGTGTCCGAAGGGCCCCGGATGGTCGACGTGCCGGACGTGGTCGGCATGAACGCCGACGACGCCCAGGCCGAGCTGGAGGGGGCGGGCTTCAAGGTCGACGTCGAGCACGGCTTCCCCTACCTCAGCGACAAGGTCTCCAGCCAGTCCGTGGACGGCGGCGACCAGGCCCCCGAGGGCAGCACCATCACCATCAAGACCAAGGGACTGTAG
- a CDS encoding deoxyribonuclease IV, with the protein MRNPVGGHVPVAGGLAKTGLPYAREMGAEAVQVFVANPRGWATPAGNPAQDELFRAQCAAESIPAYVHAPYLINFGSHTPATVERSVESLRHSLRRAREIGALGVVVHTGSATGGRPREEALAQVRTHMRPLLDELTHDDDPFLLLESTAGQGSSLCSRTWDFGPYFEALDAHPKLGVCLDTCHIFAAGHDLAGPGGMKETLDLLVGTVGEGRLKLIHANDSKDVAGAHKDRHENIGSGHIGEEPFRELFGHPATEGVPLVIETPGGKEGHAADVARLQALRDGG; encoded by the coding sequence ATGCGCAACCCAGTCGGCGGCCATGTACCGGTGGCCGGCGGCCTCGCCAAGACCGGCCTCCCCTATGCCCGCGAGATGGGCGCCGAGGCCGTCCAGGTCTTCGTCGCCAACCCGCGCGGCTGGGCCACCCCGGCCGGCAATCCGGCGCAGGACGAGCTGTTCCGCGCTCAGTGCGCCGCCGAGTCGATACCGGCGTACGTCCACGCCCCGTACCTGATCAACTTCGGCTCGCACACCCCGGCGACGGTCGAGCGGTCCGTGGAGTCGCTGCGCCACTCGCTGCGCCGGGCCCGCGAGATCGGCGCCCTGGGCGTCGTGGTGCACACCGGCTCGGCGACCGGCGGGCGGCCCCGCGAGGAGGCGCTGGCCCAGGTGCGCACGCACATGCGGCCGCTGCTGGACGAGCTGACGCACGACGACGACCCGTTCCTGCTGCTGGAGTCGACGGCCGGCCAGGGCTCCTCGCTCTGCTCGCGGACCTGGGACTTCGGCCCGTACTTCGAGGCGCTGGACGCCCATCCGAAGCTCGGGGTGTGCCTGGACACCTGCCACATCTTCGCGGCGGGGCACGACCTCGCGGGGCCCGGCGGCATGAAGGAGACGCTGGACCTGCTGGTGGGGACGGTCGGCGAGGGCAGGCTGAAGCTCATCCACGCCAATGACTCCAAGGACGTCGCCGGCGCCCACAAGGACCGGCACGAGAACATCGGCTCGGGCCACATCGGCGAGGAGCCGTTCCGCGAGCTGTTCGGCCATCCCGCCACCGAGGGCGTGCCGCTGGTCATCGAGACACCGGGCGGCAAGGAGGGCCACGCCGCGGACGTGGCCCGGCTCCAGGCGCTGCGCGACGGCGGCTGA
- a CDS encoding sulfite oxidase-like oxidoreductase has product MGQPESREHRASEQSELPPGQRLQRGWPVTHYGPVPKFKPDRWEFRVFGATADGEKHCWNHEEFSALPFSSVVADLHCVTKFSMLGAEWGGVLARDLVALAPPAPQVSHVMVWAEYGFSSNLRLDDFLSDRTLFATHKGGELLTAEHGFPLRLVVPHLYAWKGPKWVRGIEYMTADRRGFWEERGYHNIGDPWQEQRYSYQEEPGDGPEL; this is encoded by the coding sequence ATGGGTCAGCCGGAAAGCCGGGAACACCGCGCGTCAGAGCAGTCCGAGCTTCCGCCGGGCCAGCGGCTGCAGCGCGGGTGGCCGGTCACCCATTACGGGCCGGTGCCCAAGTTCAAACCGGACCGCTGGGAATTCCGGGTCTTCGGCGCGACCGCCGACGGCGAGAAGCACTGCTGGAACCACGAGGAATTCTCCGCACTTCCGTTCTCCTCGGTCGTCGCCGATCTGCACTGCGTGACCAAATTCAGCATGCTGGGTGCCGAGTGGGGCGGTGTGCTCGCCCGCGATCTCGTGGCCCTCGCCCCGCCCGCCCCTCAGGTCAGCCATGTGATGGTCTGGGCCGAGTACGGCTTCAGTTCGAACCTCCGGCTCGACGACTTCCTCTCCGACCGGACCCTGTTCGCCACCCACAAGGGCGGCGAACTGCTCACCGCCGAGCACGGCTTCCCGCTCCGGCTCGTCGTCCCCCATCTGTACGCGTGGAAGGGCCCCAAGTGGGTCCGGGGCATCGAGTACATGACCGCCGACCGCCGGGGCTTCTGGGAGGAGCGCGGCTACCACAACATCGGCGACCCCTGGCAGGAGCAGCGCTACTCCTACCAGGAGGAGCCCGGGGACGGCCCCGAACTCTGA
- the bfr gene encoding bacterioferritin — MQGDPEVIEFLNEQLTAELTAINQYFLHAKMQDNFGWTKLAKYTRAESFDEMKHAEILTDRILFLDGLPNYQRLFHVRVGQTVTEMFQADRQVEVEAIDRLKRGIELMRSKGDITSANIFESILEDEEHHIDYLDTQLDLVEKLGEPLYIAQLIEQPDS, encoded by the coding sequence ATGCAGGGCGACCCCGAGGTCATCGAGTTCCTGAATGAACAGCTGACCGCCGAATTGACTGCCATCAACCAGTACTTCCTGCACGCCAAGATGCAGGACAACTTCGGCTGGACGAAGCTCGCGAAATACACACGCGCCGAGTCCTTCGACGAGATGAAGCATGCCGAGATCCTGACCGACCGCATTCTCTTCCTCGACGGCCTGCCGAACTACCAGCGGCTCTTCCACGTACGCGTGGGCCAGACGGTCACCGAGATGTTCCAGGCGGACCGGCAGGTCGAGGTGGAGGCGATCGACCGCCTCAAGCGCGGCATCGAGCTGATGCGGAGCAAGGGCGACATCACGTCGGCGAACATCTTCGAGTCGATCCTCGAGGACGAGGAGCACCACATCGACTACCTCGACACGCAGCTGGACCTGGTCGAGAAGCTGGGGGAGCCGCTGTACATCGCCCAGCTCATCGAGCAGCCGGACAGCTGA
- a CDS encoding (2Fe-2S)-binding protein — protein MYVCSCFGITEQQVKDHAAAGACTPRQIASASKAGTDCGGCVRTIQAMLGRGACPRRELLDGKRATASVTDPAAGLPEAA, from the coding sequence ATGTACGTCTGCTCGTGCTTCGGCATTACGGAGCAGCAGGTCAAGGACCATGCGGCAGCCGGTGCCTGCACGCCCCGCCAGATCGCTTCCGCCTCCAAGGCCGGCACGGACTGCGGCGGCTGTGTCCGCACCATTCAGGCGATGCTCGGACGCGGTGCCTGCCCGCGCCGCGAACTGCTCGACGGGAAGCGTGCGACGGCATCCGTCACCGATCCGGCGGCCGGGCTCCCCGAAGCCGCCTGA
- a CDS encoding 3-deoxy-7-phosphoheptulonate synthase class II gives MNANTSVAGGNTWRDLPAAQQPEYPDSEALRDALADLASYPPLVFAGECDQLRARMGAVAKGEAFLLQGGDCAEAFDAVSAEHIRAKLKTLLQMSAVLTYAASVPVVKVGRIAGQYSKPRSKPTETRDGVTLPTYRGDSVNGFAFTEADRVPDPERLKRMYHASASTLNLVRAFTTGGYADLRQVHAWNQDFVKSSPSGQRYEALAREIDNALNFMKACGTDPAEFKAVEFYASHEALLLDYETALTRTDSRTGQLYDTSGHMVWIGERTRQMDGAHIEFASKVRNPIGIKLGPTTTVDEALGYVERLDPEREPGRLTFIVRMGADKVRDKLPELVEKVTASGATVAWVTDPMHGNTFEAASGHKTRRFDDVLDEVKGFFEVHKGLGTHPGGIHVELTGDDVTECVGGGHEIFVDDLHQRYETACDPRLNRSQSLDLAFLVAEMYRDQ, from the coding sequence GTGAACGCCAATACCTCCGTCGCCGGTGGCAACACCTGGCGAGACCTTCCCGCGGCGCAGCAGCCCGAGTACCCCGACTCCGAGGCCCTGCGCGATGCACTCGCGGACCTCGCGTCGTATCCGCCGCTCGTCTTCGCGGGCGAGTGCGACCAGCTGCGTGCCCGTATGGGAGCCGTCGCCAAGGGCGAGGCGTTCCTTTTGCAGGGCGGCGACTGCGCCGAGGCCTTCGACGCCGTGTCGGCCGAGCACATCCGGGCCAAGCTCAAGACGCTGCTCCAGATGAGCGCCGTCCTCACCTACGCGGCCTCCGTGCCCGTCGTCAAGGTCGGCCGGATCGCCGGCCAGTACTCCAAGCCGCGCTCCAAGCCGACCGAGACCCGCGACGGCGTGACCCTGCCGACCTACCGCGGCGACTCCGTCAACGGCTTCGCCTTCACCGAGGCCGACCGGGTCCCGGACCCGGAGCGCCTGAAGCGGATGTACCACGCGTCCGCCTCCACGCTGAACCTCGTGCGCGCCTTCACCACCGGCGGCTACGCCGACCTGCGCCAGGTGCACGCGTGGAACCAGGACTTCGTGAAGTCGTCCCCGTCCGGCCAGCGCTACGAGGCCCTGGCCCGCGAGATCGACAACGCGCTGAACTTCATGAAGGCCTGCGGCACCGACCCGGCCGAGTTCAAGGCCGTCGAGTTCTACGCCTCGCACGAGGCCCTGCTGCTGGACTACGAGACGGCGCTGACCCGCACCGATTCGCGCACCGGCCAGCTGTACGACACCTCGGGCCACATGGTGTGGATCGGCGAGCGCACCCGCCAGATGGACGGGGCGCACATCGAGTTCGCCTCGAAGGTCCGCAACCCCATCGGCATCAAGCTCGGCCCGACGACCACCGTCGACGAGGCGCTGGGCTACGTCGAGCGCCTCGACCCCGAGCGCGAGCCCGGCCGGCTGACCTTCATCGTCCGCATGGGCGCCGACAAGGTCCGCGACAAGCTGCCCGAGCTGGTCGAGAAGGTCACGGCCTCCGGCGCCACCGTCGCCTGGGTGACCGACCCGATGCACGGCAACACCTTCGAGGCCGCCTCCGGCCACAAGACGCGCCGCTTCGACGACGTCCTGGACGAGGTCAAGGGCTTCTTCGAGGTGCACAAGGGCCTCGGTACCCACCCGGGCGGCATCCACGTGGAGCTGACCGGCGACGACGTCACCGAGTGCGTCGGCGGCGGCCACGAGATCTTCGTGGACGACCTCCACCAGCGCTACGAGACGGCCTGCGACCCCCGGCTCAACCGCAGCCAGTCGCTCGACCTGGCCTTCCTCGTCGCCGAGATGTACCGCGACCAGTAA